The proteins below come from a single Cricetulus griseus strain 17A/GY chromosome 6, alternate assembly CriGri-PICRH-1.0, whole genome shotgun sequence genomic window:
- the Defb119 gene encoding beta-defensin 119, with translation MKLFLLLLAIFVATELVISGKSPVLHCLSNRGFCRSSCKKDEQPYFYCRNFQTCCLQSYVRISLTGIDEDTNWSYDKHWPKIP, from the exons ATGAAGCTGTTTCTCCTGCTTCTTGCCATATTTGTGGCAACAGAACTGGTGATATCAG GCAAAAGTCCTGTCCTTCATTGCCTGAGTAACAGAGGTTTCTGTAGGTCTTCCTGCAAAAAGGATGAACAGCCCTACTTCTACTGCAGAAATTTTCAGACGTGCTGCCTCCAGTCCTACGTGAGGATCAGCCTTACCGGCATCGATGAGGACACCAACTGGTCGTATGACAAACACTGGCCAAAAATACCGTGA